CAGACTTTCTCTGGATCGGCTGTGCGGATAGCCGAGTCCCCGCTGAGCGATTAACCGGTCTTTACTCTGGCGAGCTGTTCGTTCACCGCAACGTGGCGAACTTAGTGGTTCATACCGACCTCAACTGTCTGTCGGTGGTACAGTACGCAGTGGATGTGCTTAAGGTTAAACACATCATTGTTTGCGGCCACTACGACTGCGGCGGAGTGAAAGCGAGCATTAAGAACCCCAAGCTAGGGCTGATTAACAACTGGCTATTACACATTCGCGATCTCTATTTGAAGCACCGCAACTACTTAGATTTCATGCCTGAAGATCAAAGAGCCGATAAATTGGCAGAGCTTAACGTCGCAGAGCAGATCTACAACTTAGGTAACTCCACTATCTTGCAAAATGCTTGGGAGCGCGGCCAAGAGATTGAACTTCATGGCCTCGTGTACGGTATTGAGGACGGTCGTTTGGAATACCTGGGGGCGCGTTGCCACTCAAGCGACTGCGTAGAAACGACCTACGCAAGCTCGCTGGAAAAAATCCTCAACCCAGAACATAAACTGCTGTGTCGTTAAGACGCGGTTGCGTTATACCCACCGATTCAAATCAAAGAAACAAAAAAACGCCCGTGTTCAGGGCGTTTTTTTACTGAAAATCGCTTGCAGAGCTCTGCTCAAGCTTCTTTGCTGCCGCTTACTCCTGCGGAACCACTTTGCCGATAAACGGTAGATGGCGATACTTCTGTGCGTAGTCGATGCCAACACCCACGACGAACTCATCGGGAATTTCAAAACCAATCCAAGTCACGTCGACAGGCACTTCGCGACGAGTCGGTTTATCGAGCAGCGTACAAATGTGGATAGATTTAGGTTCACGCAGCGATAAGATCTCTTTGATTTTGCTCAACGTATTACCCGTATCGATGATGTCTTCGACGATCAACACATCTTTACCTTTGATGTCATCATCTAAATCTTTGAGAATACGGACATCACGTGAGCTCTCCATGGTGTTGCCGTAGCTTGATGCCGTCATA
The Vibrio navarrensis DNA segment above includes these coding regions:
- the can gene encoding carbonate dehydratase, producing the protein MPELKQLFENNAKWSDSIKAERPEYFAKLAQGQNPDFLWIGCADSRVPAERLTGLYSGELFVHRNVANLVVHTDLNCLSVVQYAVDVLKVKHIIVCGHYDCGGVKASIKNPKLGLINNWLLHIRDLYLKHRNYLDFMPEDQRADKLAELNVAEQIYNLGNSTILQNAWERGQEIELHGLVYGIEDGRLEYLGARCHSSDCVETTYASSLEKILNPEHKLLCR
- the hpt gene encoding hypoxanthine phosphoribosyltransferase, yielding MKHTVEVMISEQTVQERIRELGKQITAHYQGSEDLVLVGLLRGSFVFMADLARAINLTHQVDFMTASSYGNTMESSRDVRILKDLDDDIKGKDVLIVEDIIDTGNTLSKIKEILSLREPKSIHICTLLDKPTRREVPVDVTWIGFEIPDEFVVGVGIDYAQKYRHLPFIGKVVPQE